The following are from one region of the Phycisphaerae bacterium genome:
- a CDS encoding HEAT repeat domain-containing protein, whose protein sequence is MRKARLMECGNRRCLFGARRAALLQAVILGLLLAPAATWGQAPAGGASQTGADIPADASAESLFTDFLHYARMGRFQLAEAYADALLQRPDIDPLAVHAAAQKDKRSLDTLMILIRNSSLGPQAEKVLDLINKGEELKRKDPEQIRANIERLAGNPQQEYFAIEKLAASGEYAIPAMVQALLDPQKQYLRARLVNALGLMERPAVRPLVQALDVDDDDVRLHIIQALGKIGYPQAAPYLSKLIDSDTAPAQTKEAARAALENIVAKSGRPISGSAAEQFFNLGERYYYEDDAVRADGRLPTANVWYWNDAEQLLKAIEVPEPIFGSVMAMRTSEEALLLQNDHAPSLALWLASDIRREHRLGLDVESGDPAEQPDAVDATRPDDFPRALYFTQAAGPRYAHMVLDRAVHDGDSAVALGAIRALRITAGESSLIGTEDYKQPLVQALRFPDLLVRVRAALALGGALPKSPFADAQHVIPLLSTAVTLTGAEHIVVVDGDQAERNRVMGIFRTGDREVIGEASFYTAMDRARESFPAISAVVVGTDITEPDPASALAQLRGEFLYAKTPVVILAEPEGMLMAEDLAASDAYATAVPAAADDAAILAALDRAREKAGLAAVDHDLAMSLALESVGVLRNIALDGRTVYDVGAAQGSLIAALASENEMLRVRAAEVLALLGSAAAQQAIADVALDDGQTSALRIAAFGSLAESAKRFGNMLAEAQVQQLVDIAKDEPDLTMRTAASEALGAVNLATNEASAIVRGYYRG, encoded by the coding sequence ATGCGGAAGGCGCGTTTGATGGAGTGCGGGAATCGGCGTTGTCTTTTCGGGGCGCGTCGGGCGGCCTTGCTCCAGGCTGTGATATTGGGCTTGTTGCTCGCGCCAGCGGCGACATGGGGTCAGGCTCCGGCGGGCGGGGCATCCCAGACCGGGGCGGACATTCCCGCGGACGCGTCGGCCGAGTCGCTGTTCACCGACTTCCTGCACTATGCGCGCATGGGGCGTTTTCAACTCGCGGAGGCGTACGCGGATGCGCTGCTCCAACGGCCGGACATTGACCCGCTGGCGGTGCATGCGGCGGCACAAAAGGACAAGCGCAGTCTGGACACGCTGATGATCCTGATCCGCAACTCGTCGCTGGGTCCGCAGGCGGAGAAGGTGCTGGACCTGATCAACAAAGGCGAGGAACTGAAGCGGAAGGACCCGGAGCAGATCCGGGCGAACATCGAGCGGCTGGCGGGCAACCCGCAGCAGGAATACTTCGCGATCGAGAAGCTGGCGGCGTCGGGGGAGTACGCGATTCCGGCGATGGTGCAGGCATTGCTCGATCCGCAGAAGCAATACCTCCGTGCCCGGCTGGTCAATGCGCTGGGGCTAATGGAACGACCGGCCGTGCGTCCGCTGGTTCAGGCACTCGACGTGGATGACGACGACGTCCGCCTGCACATCATCCAGGCACTGGGGAAGATCGGTTATCCGCAGGCGGCACCCTATTTGAGCAAACTGATTGATAGTGACACGGCGCCGGCACAGACCAAGGAGGCGGCGCGGGCGGCGCTTGAGAACATCGTGGCCAAGTCCGGGCGGCCGATCTCGGGCTCGGCGGCGGAGCAGTTCTTCAATCTCGGCGAGCGCTATTACTACGAGGACGACGCGGTTCGCGCGGACGGGCGCCTGCCGACGGCCAACGTATGGTACTGGAACGACGCGGAGCAGTTGCTGAAGGCGATCGAGGTACCGGAGCCGATCTTCGGATCGGTGATGGCCATGCGCACGAGCGAGGAAGCGTTGCTGCTTCAGAACGATCATGCGCCGTCGCTGGCGTTGTGGCTGGCGTCGGACATTCGCCGCGAGCACCGGCTGGGTCTGGACGTGGAGAGCGGCGATCCGGCGGAGCAGCCCGATGCGGTCGATGCGACCCGTCCGGACGATTTTCCGCGGGCGCTGTACTTCACGCAGGCGGCGGGTCCGCGCTACGCGCACATGGTGCTGGATCGCGCGGTCCATGACGGTGACTCGGCAGTGGCACTCGGTGCGATTCGGGCGCTGCGCATCACGGCGGGGGAGAGTTCGCTGATCGGCACGGAGGACTACAAGCAGCCGCTGGTGCAGGCGCTGCGGTTTCCCGACCTGCTGGTCCGCGTGCGGGCGGCGCTGGCGCTGGGCGGGGCCTTGCCCAAATCGCCGTTTGCGGACGCGCAGCATGTCATTCCGCTGTTGAGCACGGCGGTGACGCTCACGGGGGCGGAGCATATTGTCGTGGTCGACGGGGACCAGGCCGAGCGCAACCGAGTCATGGGTATCTTCCGCACGGGCGATCGCGAGGTGATCGGCGAGGCCAGCTTCTACACGGCGATGGACCGGGCAAGAGAGTCCTTCCCGGCGATCTCGGCCGTGGTCGTCGGCACGGACATCACCGAGCCTGATCCGGCGTCGGCGCTGGCCCAGCTTCGCGGCGAGTTTCTCTATGCGAAGACGCCGGTGGTGATCCTGGCCGAGCCCGAAGGGATGCTGATGGCGGAAGATCTGGCGGCGTCGGATGCATATGCGACGGCGGTGCCGGCGGCAGCGGACGACGCGGCAATTCTGGCGGCGCTGGATCGAGCGCGGGAGAAGGCGGGTCTTGCGGCGGTGGATCATGACTTGGCCATGTCGTTGGCACTCGAGTCGGTGGGGGTGCTGCGGAACATCGCCTTGGATGGACGGACGGTGTATGACGTGGGGGCGGCGCAGGGTTCGCTGATCGCGGCGCTGGCGTCGGAGAACGAGATGCTGCGGGTTCGCGCGGCCGAGGTGCTGGCGCTGCTGGGCAGCGCGGCGGCGCAGCAGGCGATTGCCGACGTGGCGCTGGACGACGGCCAGACGAGTGCGCTGCGGATCGCGGCGTTCGGATCGCTGGCGGAGTCGGCGAAGCGGTTCGGCAATATGCTGGCAGAGGCGCAGGTGCAGCAACTGGTGGACATTGCGAAGGATGAGCCGGACCTGACGATGCGTACGGCGGCAAGCGAGGCGCTGGGGGCGGTGAACCTGGCGACGAACGAAGCGAGCGCAATCGTGCGGGGGTATTATCGGGGTTAA